ATCTTGCATGACTTATCCTTGAAAGATTAAAATTGTGTATTGTACTTGAATTTAAATAAATAATTAATAAAACTCTGATCTTGCGGCGGAGTGCGAAAGCAAATTTTATTAAATTTACGCGCTAGGATGCGGTAGGAAATTTTAAAATTTACTGCGCGCTAGATCTATCCGCGACCCTGCACCAGCGGGACGAATTCGCAAGCGCCGAGCTCCTCTTCTTTGATCTCGGACGGCGAAATTTTACTAAATCTAACGATCTTTTGCGAGCCGCCTCTATTCATCGGAGCGACCAAAATTCCGCCGATTGCCAGCTGCGCAAACAACCGCTCGTCGATCCGCTCGGCGCACGCGGAGAGCAATATCCTATCAAAAGGGGCGAAATTTTTCCACCCCGCGTTGCCGTCGTCGTGACGCAGGCTGATGTTTGAAATCCCGAGATTTGTGAAGTGTCTTTTCGCCTCGCCCACCAGCCGCTCGACGCGCTCGACGGCAAAGACGCGGTGAACCATCCTGCTTAAAATCGCCGCTTGATAGCCGCTGCCGCAGCCGATCTCTAAAATTTTCTCGACCTTCGGATCGACGCTTAGCGCCATCGTCATGCGCGCGACCGTCAGCGGCGAGCTGATCCACTGGCTGGCCAAAATGGGCTGTGCGTTGAGGCTGAAAGCGTGCGCGCCGAGCGGGGCAAACTCGCTTCTAGCGACGCTACAAAACGCCTCAAAAAGCGCTGGATTTAAACTCACCTGCTCGGCGATATCGTTCGCCATCTTTTCGCAGCGTAGCCGCTCTAGCGAGACCATAGTGCACTCCCGTCCGACCAGACGTTAAATTTAAAGCCACGAAAGTTTCTGCCATACCTAAATTTAGGGCTGATAAAATTTTTAAAAATGTCTCCAAAGAGCTTACGCTGTATCGAAAGAGCATGAACTGCGTTTTTTGGATACACAGCACGGCTAAATTTTAAAAATTTTACCGATAAAGCGCTTTCTGCGCTCATCGCATGTCCGTGCCGCGCCGGACAAGTATCTGCAAAATATCCGTGCTGCGATGCGGCAAAGCAAAATTTCAAACCGCAAAATCCGCTAAAAATCATCGAAATTCAAACTTCCTTTGCTGTAGTTCGTGACCTTGCTCTCGAAAAAGTTGCTCTTCTGATCGTTAAATTTAGAAAAATCATCGACCCATTTTATCGGATGTTTCGCGCCGTATCGCTTCTCAAGCCCGATGGCAAGCAGGCGCTGATCGACCAGGTAGTGGATGTATTCTTCGATGATGTCGTCCGTAAAGCCCATGATTTGGTTATCCGTGATGTATTTGCCCCAATCGATCTCCAAGTTTCCCGCCGTCTCGAACATCTCGTAAATTTTATCCACGTTGCGTTTGTTAAACAGATCGGCACGCTCCTTGCGAACGGAATTTATCATGTTTTGAAAGAGTAGCAGATGCGTGATCTCGTCGCGCTGTATGAAGCGGATCATCTGCGCGCTGCCTAGCATCTTGCCCGCGCGAGCAAGCGCATAGATCGACGTAAAGCCGCTGTAGAAGTAGATCCCCTCTAAAATTTGATTCGCCACCATCGCTAACAGCAGCTTATCGTCGCTAACCTCGCCCGCAAGCTCCTCATAGACGCTTGAGATGTAGTCGTTTTTCCTGCGAAGCATATCGTCGTGCTTCTCCATCTCGTAAATCAGATCGGTGTTCTCACATATCGCCTCGACCATGACGGCGTAGGATTTGCTGTGGTTGGCCTCCTCGTAGGCTTGGCGCGCGAGCACTGCGTTGATCTCTGGAGCCGTGATGTAGGGGTTGATATTATCGGCGAGATTGTTGGTCTGAAAGCTATCCATCGATATCAGCTGGCTCCACACGAGATCGTACATCCGCTTCTCGGCGCTTGTGAGATTGAAGTTATAATCGCGCACGTCGTCCGTGGTATCGACCTCTTTAGGAAACCAGGTGTTGGCCTCCATTAGATCCCAAAGTTTCAGCGCCCATTGATATTTCGCCTTGGTAAAATTTAAAATACCCTGCGGATTGCCGCCAAAGACCTTGCGATCGGTAAGCGTCTCGTCGGAGAAGGGGTTGTAGATTTTTTTCCTATCCATTTTTTGCCTTTTTAAAAATTTAGGGCGTATTGTAACGAAAAAAATCTTATCGAAGGCTTTGCGGGCAAAATTTAAAGGCGTGAAATTTCACCCGTAAAATTTGCGCGGAATTTTATAAGACGCACACAGCTCGGCAGGAGCACATGGCGGAATTTTGCGACTAAGCGAGCAAAAGCTAAATTTTATACCGGCTGTATACTTGGAGCTTTGAAATTAAATTTTACGGCGAAGCTTTGGGGCAAAATTTTATGATGGAAGAATTTTATGATGAAATTTTAAAGGCATGTGGTGCGATTCCATCTATTTACTTTTCGCCAATGCCTACGGCAAGCACCATTGCGGCAAACAGCGAGGCGGAATTTTATCGAGGCACAATATACGCCGGATAATCCGCGGCGTACTAAATAAAATTTCATCGCGTTCATCGCGACAAGATGCGCGCGACGGCGCAAATTTAATCAAAATTTCGAAGTTCGGTCTTTAGATCTGTGCGGATTTTGCTCGGATCGAAGCTCGCAAGCGGCGCGCTTAAATTGCCGAAATTATCGCCGGTAGGCAGGAAGTTTTGCAGATAATAAACGCCGCGATAACCCTCGCTGTATAGAATTTGCGCCATCCGCTCGATCTTAACTTTGTTTAAAAAATCGGCATGCACGGTCGTGCGCACCTCAAATTTAAAATTTCGCCGCAGCAAAAGCCTAAGAGTTTGTAGAAATTTATCGTATAAACTTGATTTCGTGATGAGTTCAAAATCCTGCCGCGGCGCCTTAAAATCAAGCGCGATATAATCGATTAGCCCCAGGCTTAGAGCTTCTTCGATCTTTTGCGGATTCGAGCCGTTGGTATCTACTTTGAGCAAAAAGCCGCGCTGCTTAACTTCGTGCGCCAGCGGGATAAAATCGCTCGCACAGGTGCATTCGCCGCCGCTAAATACGATGCCCTGAAGCTTACCCGCGCGCGCATCCAAAAAGCGCAGAAACTCTTCGTTTGAAATTTTACCCCGTGAAGTAACAATTTGAGGGTTATAGCAGTAGTTACAGCGCATATTGCAGCCGCAAAACCACGTGATCGCGGCGATATGATCAGGAAAATCAAGCATCGTAAACGGCGTGATCTCGTAAATCTGCGCGTTACGCAGATTTAAGGCTTGCGGCGGCTTCGTATGCGTTTGTTGCATTTGGCCGGTAGCGGCGACTAAGCGATCTGTTTTTTGTCTTTTTTCTCTTCAAAAAAGACGCGCTCTTTGTGTTCGCCCTTCTTTCCGATATTAAAGCTCTCTACCGGGCGCAAATAGCCCATTACTCTTGTGTAAACGACGCATTTTGTGCGTTTTGCTTCTAACTCTTTTGGAAATTCCATTCTCCATCCTTTCATTAAGATTAAAATTTAAATCGCTATTTAGGCGCCCTTACTCTGCTTGGCTTTGTATTCCGCAAGCAGCTCCTCGTCGCATTTCGGGCAGTATTCATGCTCGCCGCTGATGTAGCCGTGCTTATGGCAGACGCTAAAAATCGGCGTGATCGTGATATAAGGAAGCTTGTAGTTTTGCACTACGCTTTTTACGAGCTGCTTACACGCCTGAGCCGAGCTGATGCGCTCCTTCATATACAGATGCAGCACCGTGCCGCCGGTATAGGAGCTTTGTAGCTCGTCTTGCATCGCCAGTGCCTCAAACGGATCGCTTCCGAAATTTGCCGGAAGCTGCGTAGAGTTGGTGTAATATATATTTTTATCAAATCCCGCTTGGATGATATCTGCGTAGCGCTTCTTATCCTCTTTGGCGAAGCGATACGTAGTGCCCTCGGCAGGCGTGGCTTCGAGGTTATATAAATTTCCGGTCTGCTCCTGGAACGAGCGGATCTTCTCGCGCAGATACTCAACCATTTTAAGGGCAAATTTACGCCCGAATTCCGTCGTAATATCTTCTTTGTTGCCGCTGAAATTTCGGATCATCTCGTTTGCGCCGTTAATGCCAATGGTGCTAAAATGGTTGTTAAAACCCGGCAGATAGCGCTTCGTATATGGATACAAGCCGCGTTCAAACATCTCGGTAACGAATTTTCGCTTCTTCTCAAGCGTCGATTTGGCAAGCTCCAAAAGCTCATCCAGCCTCGCATAAAGCGCCTCTTCGTTATTTTTATACAGATAGCCTAGGCGGGCTAAATTTATCGTTACGACGCCGATACTTCCCGTCATCTCCGCGCTTCCAAAAAGTCCTCCGCCGCGCTTAAGAAGCTCGCGCAGATCAAGCTGCAAGCGGCAACACATCGAGCGTACGGCGCCAGGTTTATACGCCTTTGGATTGGGTACGCGCTCGCCCTTTTCGTTCGTGATATATTGCGAACCGATAAAATTTTGAAAATAGCTAGAGCCTACCTTAGCGGTGTTTTCAAATACGGCGTCTGCCGCAGGCGTATCCCAATTAAACTCCTCTGTTAAATTTACCGTAGGAATCGGGAAGGTAAAGGGCTGGCCGCACTTATCGCCCGTCGTTAAAACCTCGTAAAACGCGATCACGATGCGGTTCATCTCAGGCTCGAAATCGCCGTAAGTCAAAGCCTCAAGCGAGCCTTTGCCGCGCCTTTTAGCCTCGGCCAAAAGCTCTTCGTCGCGCAAATTTTTAAATAGATGCTCGTTATTATGCGTAGGGATCTGCGTTTTTAGATCATCCGGGCATGTCATATCGATGGTGACGTTGGTAAACGGGCTCTGCCCCCAGCGCGCCGGGACATTTAGGTTGAACACGAAGCTCGTGATCGCCTTTTTGACCTCATCGTCGCTTAATTTATCGCGGAAAACGTATGGCGCCAGATATGTATCAAAGCTACTAAACGCCTGTGCGCCCGCCCATTCGCTCTGTAAAATTCCAAGAAAATTCGCCATCTGATACAGCGCTTCGCGGAAATGCTTCGGCGCCTTGCTCTCGACCCTGCCGCGCACGCCGTTAAAGCCCTCGTTCAGAAGCACACGCAAGCTCCAGCCCGCGCAATACGCCGTAAGGCAGTCCAGATCGTGAATATGGTAGTCTCCGTTTCGGTGCGCTGCGCCCTCCTCGCGAGAGTAAATTTTATCTAGCCAGTAGTTTGCGATGACCTTGCCGGCGGTGTTATTGATCAGGCCTGCGTTTGAGTAGCTGGTATTGGAATTTGCTAAAATTCGCCAATCCTGCTTGCTGATATATTCATTGACCGTCTGGGTGCAGTTGATATAGGTCGTATCCTCCTCAAGCCCCAAAATGTGCTCGCGCTGCATCTTATGCGTGTGGCGGTAGATCATAAAGCTCTTTAGAACGTCGAAATTGCCAGCTTCGAAGAGCTTTTTCTCGATGAGATCTTGAATATCTTCGACGCTTAATTTATCCTTAAAAACAATCGCGCCCATTACGTTATCGAAGACCTTTTCGTCAAACTCGGTACCGACGCTTTTGTAGGCTTTTTTGATAGCATCTTTTATTTTGTAGGATTGAAATTCTTGAAAACTTCCGTCTCTTTTAATGATTTTTTTCATAAGCACCCCGCGAATTTTCTGAATAAATTGGCAGAAAGTATATCAAGGAATCTTTAACTCAAAATTAAAGGAACGAACGGAATATCCGTTACAAATTTTGCTTATAAAAAACGAAATTTAACCAAATCTCGCTATAATCGCGGAGTTTATTTTATAAAATTTGGAAATGCTTATGAAAAATTTTAAAATAAGTTTTTTCGTGATTTTGCTATATGCCTTTTTAGCGGGCTGCGCTGCGCTTAAAGGCTCTAAAAGCACGGATAATTCGGCGCTTACCGGAGGCATCGATCACGCAGGGTATCCAAACGCGTATCTGGAGCGCATCGCAGGCGAAAGCATCGCCGATCTGCTCTCAAAGCGTATCGTCGGGAAAAAAGGCGGTAGATTCAGCGTCGTCGGCATCGAGCCACTGGACGGGACGAACGCGCACGGCGTGGATGCGGAATTTTTAAGCAAAAAAATTAGAATTTCACTGCTGCATTCAGGCAGAGCAGTCGTCACAGACGCTCCAAGCAAAGACGAACTCGTATTTAGCAACGATGGCGTAAGCCGTGGCTATCACGCCGTAGAAAGCGGCTCGATCTACGCGCCGGATTACATCTTGGTAGGTAAAATTTTACCGCAAAGCCCCGCTGCGGCAAATGACGGTAAAGCAGGATCTAAAAAAGCAAAAAGCTTAAATTCTGCAGCTAAAAATTCTACCGCGCAAGCAAGCGAAAGCCTATTTTTAGAGCTTTCGATGATAGATACTCGCAACAACAAGAGCGTGTGGAAGTATAAAAAAGCGCTTCAAAAGCAAATTTAAGGAATTTTTCGCTAAACTCACGACTTATTTTTTTGAAAGGCGGTGAGGAAAGTGCCTGGAGTAAAGGTATATCCGAACGAATCATTTGACGAAGCTTACAGACGCTTTAAGAAGCAAACCGATCGTAACCTAGTCGTTACCGAGGTCCGCGCGAGACGATTTTTTGAGCCGATGACGGAAGTCCGCAAAAAGCAAAAAATTTCAGCTCGCAAAAAGATGCTTAAACGTCTTTATACGCTACGTCGCTACGAGTCCCGCTTGTAGCAGTTTGCGCGGATTTGCGGATTTTAAATTTGCAGATCTGCGCGAAATTTTATCTCACATCTTTTTAAATTTACAGCCCATTTAAAATTTTACCCGCTCCGCCAGCGCCGAAATTCCGATCTAAATTTTAAAATTTATCTAATTAAATTTACCCGCCTTTTTGCGGCGCCTGCTTTATACAACATATCCGCCGGCGAGCCGCTAAATTTTGAAATTTATCTTTACCTATTCGTTTTTTAGATATACTTTTGCATAAATTTCAAGGAGCGAATATGGACTT
The nucleotide sequence above comes from uncultured Campylobacter sp.. Encoded proteins:
- a CDS encoding protein-L-isoaspartate(D-aspartate) O-methyltransferase, translated to MVSLERLRCEKMANDIAEQVSLNPALFEAFCSVARSEFAPLGAHAFSLNAQPILASQWISSPLTVARMTMALSVDPKVEKILEIGCGSGYQAAILSRMVHRVFAVERVERLVGEAKRHFTNLGISNISLRHDDGNAGWKNFAPFDRILLSACAERIDERLFAQLAIGGILVAPMNRGGSQKIVRFSKISPSEIKEEELGACEFVPLVQGRG
- a CDS encoding ribonucleotide-diphosphate reductase subunit beta: MDRKKIYNPFSDETLTDRKVFGGNPQGILNFTKAKYQWALKLWDLMEANTWFPKEVDTTDDVRDYNFNLTSAEKRMYDLVWSQLISMDSFQTNNLADNINPYITAPEINAVLARQAYEEANHSKSYAVMVEAICENTDLIYEMEKHDDMLRRKNDYISSVYEELAGEVSDDKLLLAMVANQILEGIYFYSGFTSIYALARAGKMLGSAQMIRFIQRDEITHLLLFQNMINSVRKERADLFNKRNVDKIYEMFETAGNLEIDWGKYITDNQIMGFTDDIIEEYIHYLVDQRLLAIGLEKRYGAKHPIKWVDDFSKFNDQKSNFFESKVTNYSKGSLNFDDF
- the rpsU gene encoding 30S ribosomal protein S21, translating into MPGVKVYPNESFDEAYRRFKKQTDRNLVVTEVRARRFFEPMTEVRKKQKISARKKMLKRLYTLRRYESRL
- a CDS encoding anaerobic ribonucleoside-triphosphate reductase activating protein — translated: MQQTHTKPPQALNLRNAQIYEITPFTMLDFPDHIAAITWFCGCNMRCNYCYNPQIVTSRGKISNEEFLRFLDARAGKLQGIVFSGGECTCASDFIPLAHEVKQRGFLLKVDTNGSNPQKIEEALSLGLIDYIALDFKAPRQDFELITKSSLYDKFLQTLRLLLRRNFKFEVRTTVHADFLNKVKIERMAQILYSEGYRGVYYLQNFLPTGDNFGNLSAPLASFDPSKIRTDLKTELRNFD